Genomic window (Vigna radiata var. radiata cultivar VC1973A chromosome 1, Vradiata_ver6, whole genome shotgun sequence):
ATTAAATTGGCAAAAGCTATTTGATAGCCTTACCAAAATCACGCAGACAAGAGAATAAACTTACTAGGGTCAATTCTGAGATGTTGTCTATTTGGTTAAGATCCTCTTCCTCTGTGCTGGCCCCATCATCATCTTCCAAATCTTGAGGCTTATcctgattaaatttaaaaaacttagcTAATATACCCctggtttattttaaaattagaaaatcaaTTCTCACATTTTCCAATGAAAAGCACATTCTAATGTGCATATGTAGTTCAGATTAATTTAGACATGCGTCTAATCACATTCAACTGTTCAAACTTAATTCCATCAAAAATCAATTCTACCTAACTTAGAATCAAAAGGGCGTGTCAAGTTCACATTTAATTAAGCAGAGTGAAATTCTAGAAAGATACAAATGCTACGATTGGGACAAAGAAGAAGTAGGGGCTAAGAACATAAGATTATCAGATATAGACCATTCTAAACTAATTCTGGAGCCACTTGACCAATCTCACATGTTCAAAATATCTAAAGCAGATCCCGTAACATAATGTCAGTCTAGGCACAGGAAGCAGATGGGTTTCAATGGTTAAGATTGATTTAAGAGTCTATAATTCGAAATAGGCAAAATCAAGATATTCTTGGGAGGGGGTAGTTTCTGTCTTGTCAAGTGGTGATAATGAAGAAACCATTTTTAAGGACTGTGACCAATCATGTCATTTCTGTCTAACTGTTAGCAGTGACCTCTCCACTACAtcaaaataatactaaataattTCTGATAAATCAACAATACTTACAAGTTCTTTATTCAGTTCTTCTATAGTTTTTTCCAGTTCAGTAATATGTTGACTCAGAGCCTGCACAATTCACACAAGACCAAATATAACATCATAGATACGAAGTCAGAAATAGATCAGTAAATCTCATATAGAAAACAGTAACCTCGTGTCGTTGCATAGCTACATGTCGCTTTAGTGCCTTTCCCTTAGTTAGTAGGTTTCTTGGCCTCAGATTAAATGGCCGCTTGTAATTCTTTCCACGATAGTAAATAAGAGCAAATTCTTTGGAAACTTTTTCTATTGCAACCAGTATTCCACCACTCTCATATTCAAGTAACCTTGCTGTGTCTTCCACAAAAGCAAGAGTCTTTTGTTTTGTCATCAATTTTACAAGTTCTCGGTGTTTCCAATGCAAATGCATATTCTCGACAACACCATCAAAAACACCACGTATACCTGGAGATTATCAAAGAAAGATATCAGCGTTGCATTGCTAAACAGAGCAACTTTTGTATAGTTCAAAATTACCCACCAAGTGGTAAGTATGGTTTCATTCTTAAACCAACTTTACGGAACATAACACGTTCTTCATCTGTGATTGTTTCCTGGTCATAATCAGGACCGGCTGGAACCATTGACGCTTCTATTTTAGCTAAGAGCCTTTCTGCTCTATGCTTTTTGGTCTGGGCCTGTTCAGAcaatagaataataaatatgatgaaCAAAGAAAGTCCAGTTTTGTAAAGACAACCAAAAAAATAACTGTTATCCTATTATGCTGCACTCCTATACGCAAATATTGTAGAAATAAATTACAGCCTATTGCAACCAGACAGTCAAACAGCAACTAAAATTAAAGGTGAAAAAAAACTGGCAGGATTTATATTCTAATCAATCCAGAATTCCAATCTGAGGactactaaaataaataatgtgaaTAAGTTATATCCCCCAATGCACTACAAACCAAGTCTGACTTTCAAGTGAAATGAACCAAGTACTATCACTATCATATAGAAATATATAGATACTtactaaaaatagtttatgttCAATTTTTCTGACAAGCTTAGCAGTCTTGGCTTTGGCAGCTTCTTCCACCATCTTCTCCCGTTCTCCAGGAGATATTTCCCTTCCCCATCGAGCCTGGGCCTCGTAGAACTCTGCTAGAGTCCCAGCCTGTGCTGTTGCTTCACCTTGCCCTGATGGAATTGCATCAACTGCTCTGCACCGGAACTTGTCTTCAACATCCTGTACTTGCTTTGTCATTTCCTCTCTTTCAGCTAAAACAGTAGCCACACTTGTTGGAACGAAGTCTTTCCCACGATATATaacaatgaaatatttattcCTTAGCAGCAAGGTACCTCCTGTTAACATCTgtagaaaaacaagaaaaaatcaCTATTTTCAAACTGAAATTGACAGAGCTAGCGGTGCATCATGTCTAAGCAATAAAATGAACatggtggaaaaaaaaaatttagccACATTACACAGATTAAGCCCGGAGAATATGTTAAATCTTTAATATCACATAATTGATTTGGggtaacattaaaaaataaaatagctcTAGTGGTGAATAATGTTTTGGCAAAAAAAGTGAAGGCCTGTTAAATGTGAGAGTATAGTGGCATTTTAATTATTCCGTACTAGCTACACTTATTTCTGataaaattacagaaaaaagaaaaccaatgGTTTCCTCAAAGATACATGCAAAAACAAATCATAATTCTGATTAGTGACTCTGGCTGAATAAAAGCAAAGCCAGCAGCTTCAAGGAACAATTAGATTAGATCCAAAAACTTAACATAAGATTTACATCCAAGTGTGTATATATTGAAAGGTCAAGACATCGATGGAATGAAATGTATAAGATCTGACACAAGCACATGATTGCACTAGTCaaaatctcaaaatttcaaataaccAAACCTTCAGCTCCTCAGACATCAGTTCATTGTTTGTGTTCTGGATGCCAGGTTTGACAGCAATCTTTACAACTAAACTTTTCTCCCAAAGCTTAAGAATAGCACATGCTAGACCTTGGTGATTTCTATTTCTCCCTagcataaaattaagaaaaggatTTATATAAGcacaaaggaaaagaaactcaATAAATATTGCAGTGGATGAATCTTACCTAAGGCAAAATGGCAAGGAAGTGATTTTGCAAGTTTCCTTAAATTGGTCATCTCTGCATTTGTTAGCCGAGAACGCATTCCTGTAGGAAGAAGCCTAAAAGGTGTTTTGTAACCTGGAATGGTTCTTGGAAGTAAATCAGCATCAACAGGAAGTATCCCCGTACCCCACCATCCAACAAAACGGGGACCTAATTCATCAAGAAGTGCATTGTACTCTGCTTCCGCCTCTGTCACATTCTTAGACTGTTCTTGCTCCCTCTCCATCACCTCACTCTTTTCTAGAGATGACACTGCATTACTGACTTCACTTTTCAACAAACTTCCGGATGAGACATCAGGCACAAAAAAGTCATTACCTTTCTTGTCACTAACTTCCTTCCTCGAGTCGGGCCCTTGGTAATCAATACCACGATACACCATCATAACACTTCCTGCCCTCCATGTAACCAATCCTCCAGTTCGACGCTGCACACTACAACTAATCAGTCCATTGTTCCTCAAAAGAAACACAAAGTCAACATCAGCATTCAACATACACAGAATAACACAGCAAGTAGCAACATTCTAAATTGAccgaaaaggaagaaaaacaaatgcacACTTACAATGCAACTCAAAACTCACCAAGACCCAAATTGGAGAGAAATCTCGATAAGCAAATACAAGAAGCTCAACTTATGCATGTAAACTTTATAAAGGTTCTCTTCTCtgacttaaataaaatagtaatgtACATGAGCTCATTTAAACTTCTAGAAAAAGTTCAATTcattggtttttattttcttctccaacGCATTATATCGTTTATTGAGAAATTTCTCCAAACAGAGCCTAAGACAAGAACAACAATGAAGTCAAGTAACTCGTAAATAATACTTTTGGACATTCCAACAATGCAAACACTCAAATGACATCTCTATCTCATttcttgtaaaattataaatgcaTTTGGAAAACCATCGAGAATGTGAAAGCTATAACTACTAGCCTTTTAGTAAACATGAAAAACCATATCTAGGAACCAAGCACATCATACATCACTTTTTTCACATCCACACTTCACTCTCGTTCTACCTCTCAGTAAAGATTGGCGCTTGATGTTCATAAATCACTTTTGAAACAGTAATTAATGTCTATGAAATGCTATGTGTTTATGTTGTTTGAGAAAGGATAAGAATTGAACCTCAACAATCTCATGAGCCTTCCTCATATCCTTCGCAAGTTCCTCGTGAAACTTGAGCCTCACCAATTCTTCCTTCATCCACCTCTTATGAATCTTCTCCATCACCTCCTGAGTGAGTCCAGCCTTGGGAACACTCACCCTCTCCCTCACACGCATCCCCTCTCTCCTCAACCTCCTCAGCAACTCATCCTCAAGGGTCAAATCAGCCAAACTAGGAGCCGTAACCCTCCTCTTCTTCAACCCTTCTTCATCCCTTCCACTCccaaccaccaccaccttctCCTCCTCCCTCTCCCACGGCAGCATCATCTCCTCCTCCCCATCCTCGCCCACCAGTCCGACATCCGGCCGAACCCACTCCCGCCGGAGCAACTCGCTCAACCTCTCATCTCCGGTCACCGGCGCCGGACTACTTGCCGGAAGTTCCTCCTGTTGTTCTTGttgctcttcttcttctgaAGGCAGACCCAAGTTGCGCAACCGAAGGACGATCCTCTCGACGGCGTTCTGCGGTTGTTTTGGGGTTGTCCTGTGAATTGGGTCGTCGGCAGTGAGGGGTTCGGTGACCTTTTTGGGAGAAGGTGATTTGGTTAGCCAGGGTGCAGACACGTTAGATTTAGGGGTTGGGAGAGAAGCGAAGGTGAGTGTGCGAAATGGGAATTTGTGGAAAGAGCGACAAGGAGAAGGAGAATTGAATGCTGAGAAAGAAAATTCTGAAAGTTTGCAAGTGCTTGAGAACGCCATTGTTGAGTTACTGTGTTAGTGTTAGTTTTTGTGAAACATTGTTTTGAGTATGGATGAAGAGAAAGTTGCAGAGGATGAGAGTGACGAGGAGGCTCACTAGGTAACATGATAAGATGTTTTTGTTTGAGAAGTTTTTTTAACTTacgtaaaattaattaatttcaagttattaaatattaaagaaacatatttttattaattaattaaaatatttattttagatagaTTAAATATTAGTCtctaattttcttaataatttttatatttatttaatatttgtttatatttaaaatactattttaaataattaaatttcagaTTACAGAACTTTCactttatcaattaaatattaaaatgtaaaagaattattttttttgaaaaaaaaaagtaagctgtattttaaagatttttactGCTTGTcaattttctactttttttctctacaaatacaaaaatttactttttttctttatgattattttatcccTTCATGtcacaacattttttaattaagaacaatgatattttaacacccaAATATTTGTATATCTATTTGATGTTATGTTCcctatttttcactttttgttttttttctttacaaatataaaagtttttctttttataaccattttaccttaaataaatatcaaatggTTTTGAATAACCTTTTTCCATTTTGGACGATGGTATTTTCAcacccaaaatatttttacattcatttgcaAAACATCATTCCTTTCGACcacaataaaatagtaattaattacaGAAATACATAGAAGAACCTAGTTTCCTATGCAAGTGTGAAATAGGGTATCTCCTTCCATTTATTCTGCATCCCTGTACCCAGAAATGATCttcagaaactaaaaaaaattgtcaaataacCATGTACAAGCTCTATCTGTGGTGGTATGTGAAGGCTATCTAGTTTAGGAAAACATGTACAAAATCTGTCCTTGATGATTCCCACAAGCAATGTTGTGCATGGGAAACAGTATAGATAATAAATACTATGCAGATGCAGATCAGTTTCCAGCTGAAGAAGATCTTCTGCTGAGGGAAGGAGAAGAATTAATGATCTCTTTGCCAAGTTCCTTTATTTTGCTGAGCAGAAGCATTTGTTCAGTCTCCAGCTGAGCTATATATCCTTCCTGTGTATCCTCTAGAGTTTCTAGCTCACTCAATGTTGTAGAGAGTCCTTCAAGATTTCCATCCTCTATGAAGGACCTGAACTTGATCATCATCTGTTTTATCTGGTAAACCCCAATTCACACAATGTGTTAGAATAGCAgcataaaatgaaaatcataatAAGGACACCTTCACAGAATAAAGGTATggtatttttgttgaaaataatcAAACACTTTATCCTTTGAGCTGAATTAGTTTATGTTACAAAAGAATTCTTCTCACCTGGTTAGGAATTTCGTGTAGTTTACTCAAGGAAGGTTCAGAGTCTAGACTTTGCCTCATCTGCAACTCTGGAACTTTTCTAGTGATTTGGACATGAATTTCACcccttttcaccccttggagagGTATCCATTTGTCAGCCATCTGGTTTGGAGGCAACCTTTGATATTCTACAACACATTCACCTATACTTGATGTGGGCAATAATGCATTATGATCTTTGACATAAAGCATTAGGGGACTTCCATCATCAGGGAACTCTAAGGTCTGGTTCCACTGAGGATTAAGAGTTTTGTATATGACCTACATACAGTGCCACTGCTGGTaagtatttttagttttgtaattTACAAGGatgaagtaaaagaaaaatatggagAATGCAAAGGAAACGTGTAATACTGTGAAAAATCAAGAGTATAACATATGAACAAAAAGGCAAGAGATTTCTCTTCAGAACATGTAGTAAAATTTGTCAAGTTTGAAAACATTGAGAAATTCTAAAGGAAGTTGAGATAGGCTATATGAAACACATGATGTCATTGGACTAAGTTAGAAACCAAATTCTCTTACATCTTGacattcaatttcatgaaaaAAGGATGAAGTATTCCAACCTTTGTCCTTTTCTTAAAGCTTCCGTAGTGTACCCTCACATATGGATCACTTGTCCCTCTGAGATCGGCTGCAACAAGATCCCTTCCCTCTATCAGAACAAGTTCAATCCAACCATTGCCTGAGCCAAAACCCGAACCCTGTCCATTGCAAAATGTTAGCATGAATATCCAAGCAATGAAAAAGAACCGTGAGTAAAATGACTGAAATAATCACTAATTACAGTgatgataagaaaataatatgtttaagCTTTTGCATCCTATATTCATCTTGTAACTGAATGGTTGAAAGAATCACTAATTTCCAAGTGAATAAGCACACCTTGGATCCTTCTTGGTCATCCACTCTAACTGATATTTGAAGTCTTAATTCTCCAGAACGCACTCTTTCAAGAGGAATCCATACATCCCTCACTGACCCATCAACCAGTCCTTCCAAATTCACATGAGCACTACCAATGTTTTCATCTCCAAAAATTTCTTCAGAGAagccttttatttttaagtattcCCCACCACCAATCTCATCGAATTCAAATGTCTGATTCCAGACAGGATTTGGAGTATGACCAGTTCTTGATTTCTGGACAACCTAGACAATTTGTTAAGAACAAAACTAGTTAAACCAACAACCGTTAACTTACGGCCTCACTTAATCAAGCAATGAAAGAACTGGTACTGTCTCATAGACATGAAGTGCCACTCACCTTTCCATACTGCAATTTGATATAAGGGtcaaattttccatttttgtcTTTTGCGGCAAGATCCTTTCCTTCCACAACAGTTACACTAATTTTCCTTCCAGTTTTTAACTGAAAATTTGGTGATCCATTAATTGACTGCTGAGAGTTGCTACTCCGGATACTGTTCAAGCTATGCGAACCATCAGAAAATTGCCACTCTTTGACTACAATGCTCACCTTCAACTGAAAAAATGAGGTGAAATGAATAAAAGATTAGAACTGAGCATTTGTAAGTAAAAAATGTGACAAAACCGCATTCTGAACTGAGCTCTAAGATTAGAAACCAGtaagagaagaataaaagattatgttttCGTAATAATATGGTACATTATATGGCCATCTCATTTAGTACGATCAAAGAACAAGTTGTTACGATAACTCAAGACCTAGACCTAGAGGATTGCAGAATGCTGGTGCAGTTACAAGCATTACACCAGAAACACTACCAATATGAAACTTTTatccattttaaattattagtacAATACAATGTTTATTAACAAATCAACCAACATGACAGATAGTATAATCAAGTTCCTTTGACACGCATAAAGAACAAATATTGAATAATGTGAATCCTTTTAGATATCTTCTTCGGTGCATAATCAAGATATATATgttaagaataagaaaaaataacctTGTCAACTTGGAAGAGAAAATTATGAGGCAGTAAGATAACCAGGGTGTCTGTGTTATATTTCAAATGAAGTGTTTAGATTATCTGAAAATTAAATAGCATTGAGTAAAATTGTCCAGTAAATACATAAGTTTGCCAAAAATATTAGTGAGAAAACGCTAGAGGATGGTAGTGCTTTGACTACATGTTGAGAAGAGAGAAACTGAGAAAGAATATAATGAATTCCTTGTGTTATTGCACACACATAAGTATTCTTATTTACAATGAAGAAGAGATACGATTCATAAACATAGCTATTggttataacaataaataaaatattgtaccTCTGCAGAGTTGGGGCCCTCAAATGGGACAACCATTTCAATTTCTTCTCCACAGAACTGTGCCTGCTTTGCTATGACTCCAGAATCAGGTCCTACGGCCCACATTATTGTTGAATCATCTTCAACATGCCTCAACTGCACAAATGCATAAAGATTAACTTATCACAACATTAGCATAGAAGACAAAGAAGCACttgttgaaaagaaataaagactAGAAAAAGATTTCCTGTCTGAACAAATATAATACTTATAGGTAAATGTTATTCTCCTGTTGCTAGCTAAAAAAAGAGAACATTGACCAAAGGAAGTACCTTGATTTCACAACTTGCTAGATAGTCACACCTCACATTGTTGGGATGGCTCTGATAAAGATTGAAACGAAGAGTTCCTGTATTATCATGTAAAACCATATTAAACGGTGCATCCCATCTGGGGGTTGAACCAAGTCTGACATCTGTTCTCCTGGTTAATTCCTCAACTTCTACTTCTACAAATGTCTCCAGATCCTTGTCATCAAAATTCTCCTCTGAATAACCATTGGTTGCCCCATTTGGTTGCCTCCTAGATGTCTTAAAGCAACTCCCAGAAAGTTTATTCGCTGAAATCACTCTAATATATACAATGCCTCCAACTGCTTTTTTCCTTAAATCAACAGCAGGCAAAGTGAAACAACGTCGCCGAGGTTCCACCATGGTTTTAACCAAGGTGTCAGCAAAAAGTTTTTCCTGCAAAAGGTGAAAACTTCCAATCAGTATGAAACACAACAAGCTGCTCTGGAGAAAcagaaagcaataaaaaaaatattaagagaaTTTACGACATTGAGCATGTGATATCAAACATCTAATTGgtatttccattaaaaaaaactgttatttACTGATGAAGCTATTTCAATATTATCAGTTATCATCTATTTCTCATGTTGGCTTAAATTTCTCATTAATTTACAGAGACTCGACCTGATTTATATTACAATTTctccaaaataatttttgtgaaaatacTTCTTCATCTCCTCTTCTCTGATAGAGTTATCTGTGACTAGCAGTCCTTATTTTAAGCCTATAACCATCTGGAAACAAATATCCATCAGATTGAAATCCATTGACACATAGGATAAGGTTCAACATCTGCAGGGCAAATGAATTCCTAAAGTCGCAGTTCAACCAAAAAGTGTGTGTATCTTTCTACAATAGCACCATAAATATAAGATAGTTTAGGGAATTTAGCTCAGAAAGACAACTTTGTAACTTTTCTATTAGCATGATATTAAACTTGATGGTAACGCACCAGCCAAGAAGAAACAACAGGCCATTCAGTGGCAGGAAGTGATTGGCTCCCACCACTTCCAAAGGCAACTCCTATTCTCACCTCAGGAGTTGATACAAATGAGTACAGAAGTGCTTTCCCATCTAGAATTGGCGTAGCAAGAAGCTGCAACATAAATATAACGATTATTagattaataaaaagaaaaaaggattaAACCAGTTTCTTAGCAATGCAAAGGATAGGTTTACATACATCACCCTTGATATGAAGACTGTTAATCACAATTCGAGCAGTTCCAATCAACGGCTTTGCAAGCTTAGCAAGCAACAAAATGCTCATTTCACTTGTATCCCAATCAAAACCCAGTTGCAGAAATCGCTGCAAAAGGCCAACAGAGTACAGAGTCATACACCTCAAGGAAAATGAATGGTGAACAGCTAAACTACCTTACAAGCAAATTTAGCAATGGTAATAGACCTAGGACAGTCATTTAGGTGGCATTTGGTGAGCTGACAACAAGTTCATAGATTCATACTTAATTTGCATGTAAAGCTTTATTTTTTCCAAACTATGCGTATTAGAAAATTTCCCCGACCACTTGCTCATATAGATGACAAAAGCAGTGGCAGTAGAAGAAAAGAGGGCAACAAAAACAGTGAAAGTACCAAAAATCCTAGTACTTGTGTAATAGTGATGGTGCAAAACACATcaaggaaaaatgaaaatacaaattcCGACAAGAATATATTTCTCACACTGCTCACAAAAACAGATGATGATATAAATGCTACTCCTGTTCTTCCCTCccctatttttcctttttttcctctACCTACCAAAATTACTATAGAAGTACGATTTAAGGgaagattaaatatataagaattatatttaCTAGTGACATTTGAAATAGAAGGAAACCAAAACCTGATCACCAATAGTTGACCAACGCATCCCTCTCAGAGCCAAGCTAGGAGGGCATGATCCTAGTGAAAACTCCTGTAGCTCAACTCTTTCCTGTATTTAGTACACATCACACAAATATCCAATCTCCATAAAGTGTTCAAGATGTTTTGATAAACTAATTAAAGTTCTATCATAGAATAAAAGATAACTCACAAGAAGTCTTGGTTTCCGGAGCTTTATACGTTTCTAGAGAcacaaaaattagaaattagcTTAGTTCATCTATCAAGATACAAAATACATGTCTAAAGAGAGCATTGAACAGAATGAAGGATTCTGACCATTAAATGTAACATTAACGAATCTTTAACTAGAAGTTTATCCACTATTTAACAACAATTTCTGCATTGTCTCTTGAATAAGGATGAAAAACTAATCAATGTGTAGCAAGTGAGAAAAGGTAGTGAAATTTCACCTCAACAATAGCAGATAGCCTTATTGAAAACTTGGCATTAAAATAGTTGGACCAGATTTCTGTCAACAGCTTATTCAACCACTCACAATGCTCCAATGGTGTGATGGGCTATATGAACAGGAACTTGAGGTCAACTTCAAAAGTCACACTAGAAggtgaaaaggaagaaaggtagGGAAAAAAGTACCGAGACATTCAGTATGATCCTCTTCCATTTCTTATCCAAGTCCTCCACGAGTAGTTTGCGTTGGTATTTCCcatactgaaaatgaaaaagcaGCACCTCACATTAACTACTAGTATAGTACACCAATGAAAAAGCAGTCAATAACTCAACTCAGATGACAAATCAGGGAGATTTGCTTTCACAGAATTTGACGttacaaaacattttttattaagttactGACACCTGTGATGGATACAAGTACAGAATACAgcaatttttaaatatgtaacaTTGGAAAGattactataattttataatgaaatataaatgaaaagcctaagatatttatagattttcGTGAAAACATCTaccattataatttataattattagatgAGTTTAAGCTTGAGCAGTAGTACTATGGGTAGGATAATGTTAACAGTCGTAACAAATGCTTAACATGATCCATGACAAAGTAACTATTTTGTGGAAACATAATTGGGAAAAAGCTTGGTAGGACTAGTTAACAATCTAAACGTGTCATTGACGCATTTGTGAAATTGCCCCAATCAAACAAAATCAAGATATACTAAATGCattttaatatgaaatcaaATTGATTAATCAGGGATGATTATCCATAACAAAATAACTTGTCTGGAAACATATTTTCGCAAAAAGCATAAAGAGATGACAAGAGAGTGGTAATGATCAAAAGTGAGGACTGAAAACCTGTATAGTAGTCCACACAGCAAGAGCAAGAGGAACCCAAGAGGAGGCAGAAAAGAGCCATCTCTCAACAGCCCAAGCAATCAGAATCAGAGGAATGAAAACTGGAATTCTGGGCTTCTCTTGCAAGAGATGATTGAAAAAGTCCACAGCAGCctcttcaatgttaattgaaagGACCCTTTTCTTCAAGGTCATTGTTTTGCTCTTGGTAAGCACCAAAACTACAAAAGGGGAGTTTTTTGGTTCAAATTTTGTAGATTTTGGTGTTTGGC
Coding sequences:
- the LOC106772059 gene encoding CRM-domain containing factor CFM3, chloroplastic/mitochondrial isoform X1, whose protein sequence is MAFSSTCKLSEFSFSAFNSPSPCRSFHKFPFRTLTFASLPTPKSNVSAPWLTKSPSPKKVTEPLTADDPIHRTTPKQPQNAVERIVLRLRNLGLPSEEEEQQEQQEELPASSPAPVTGDERLSELLRREWVRPDVGLVGEDGEEEMMLPWEREEEKVVVVGSGRDEEGLKKRRVTAPSLADLTLEDELLRRLRREGMRVRERVSVPKAGLTQEVMEKIHKRWMKEELVRLKFHEELAKDMRKAHEIVERRTGGLVTWRAGSVMMVYRGIDYQGPDSRKEVSDKKGNDFFVPDVSSGSLLKSEVSNAVSSLEKSEVMEREQEQSKNVTEAEAEYNALLDELGPRFVGWWGTGILPVDADLLPRTIPGYKTPFRLLPTGMRSRLTNAEMTNLRKLAKSLPCHFALGRNRNHQGLACAILKLWEKSLVVKIAVKPGIQNTNNELMSEELKMLTGGTLLLRNKYFIVIYRGKDFVPTSVATVLAEREEMTKQVQDVEDKFRCRAVDAIPSGQGEATAQAGTLAEFYEAQARWGREISPGEREKMVEEAAKAKTAKLVRKIEHKLFLAQTKKHRAERLLAKIEASMVPAGPDYDQETITDEERVMFRKVGLRMKPYLPLGIRGVFDGVVENMHLHWKHRELVKLMTKQKTLAFVEDTARLLEYESGGILVAIEKVSKEFALIYYRGKNYKRPFNLRPRNLLTKGKALKRHVAMQRHEALSQHITELEKTIEELNKELDKPQDLEDDDGASTEEEDLNQIDNISELTLLFGMQSENEDSDGFDDEEESDWLDDGEESDWEDDEDPSFPNS
- the LOC106772059 gene encoding CRM-domain containing factor CFM3, chloroplastic/mitochondrial isoform X2; translation: MAFSSTCKLSEFSFSAFNSPSPCRSFHKFPFRTLTFASLPTPKSNVSAPWLTKSPSPKKVTEPLTADDPIHRTTPKQPQNAVERIVLRLRNLGLPSEEEEQQEQQEELPASSPAPVTGDERLSELLRREWVRPDVGLVGEDGEEEMMLPWEREEEKVVVVGSGRDEEGLKKRRVTAPSLADLTLEDELLRRLRREGMRVRERVSVPKAGLTQEVMEKIHKRWMKEELVRLKFHEELAKDMRKAHEIVERRTGGLVTWRAGSVMMVYRGIDYQGPDSRKEVSDKKGNDFFVPDVSSGSLLKSEVSNAVSSLEKSEVMEREQEQSKNVTEAEAEYNALLDELGPRFVGWWGTGILPVDADLLPRTIPGYKTPFRLLPTGMRSRLTNAEMTNLRKLAKSLPCHFALGRNRNHQGLACAILKLWEKSLVVKIAVKPGIQNTNNELMSEELKMLTGGTLLLRNKYFIVIYRGKDFVPTSVATVLAEREEMTKQVQDVEDKFRCRAVDAIPSGQGEATAQAGTLAEFYEAQARWGREISPGEREKMVEEAAKAKTAKLVRKIEHKLFLAQTKKHRAERLLAKIEASMVPAGPDYDQETITDEERVMFRKVGLRMKPYLPLGIRGVFDGVVENMHLHWKHRELVKLMTKQKTLAFVEDTARLLEYESGGILVAIEKVSKEFALIYYRGKNYKRPFNLRPRNLLTKGKALKRHVAMQRHEALSQHITELEKTIEELNKELDKPQDLEDDDGASTEEEDLNQIDNISELTLSENEDSDGFDDEEESDWLDDGEESDWEDDEDPSFPNS
- the LOC106762810 gene encoding synaptotagmin-5: MTLKKRVLSINIEEAAVDFFNHLLQEKPRIPVFIPLILIAWAVERWLFSASSWVPLALAVWTTIQYGKYQRKLLVEDLDKKWKRIILNVSPITPLEHCEWLNKLLTEIWSNYFNAKFSIRLSAIVEKRIKLRKPRLLERVELQEFSLGSCPPSLALRGMRWSTIGDQRFLQLGFDWDTSEMSILLLAKLAKPLIGTARIVINSLHIKGDLLATPILDGKALLYSFVSTPEVRIGVAFGSGGSQSLPATEWPVVSSWLEKLFADTLVKTMVEPRRRCFTLPAVDLRKKAVGGIVYIRVISANKLSGSCFKTSRRQPNGATNGYSEENFDDKDLETFVEVEVEELTRRTDVRLGSTPRWDAPFNMVLHDNTGTLRFNLYQSHPNNVRCDYLASCEIKLRHVEDDSTIMWAVGPDSGVIAKQAQFCGEEIEMVVPFEGPNSAELKVSIVVKEWQFSDGSHSLNSIRSSNSQQSINGSPNFQLKTGRKISVTVVEGKDLAAKDKNGKFDPYIKLQYGKVVQKSRTGHTPNPVWNQTFEFDEIGGGEYLKIKGFSEEIFGDENIGSAHVNLEGLVDGSVRDVWIPLERVRSGELRLQISVRVDDQEGSKGSGFGSGNGWIELVLIEGRDLVAADLRGTSDPYVRVHYGSFKKRTKVIYKTLNPQWNQTLEFPDDGSPLMLYVKDHNALLPTSSIGECVVEYQRLPPNQMADKWIPLQGVKRGEIHVQITRKVPELQMRQSLDSEPSLSKLHEIPNQIKQMMIKFRSFIEDGNLEGLSTTLSELETLEDTQEGYIAQLETEQMLLLSKIKELGKEIINSSPSLSRRSSSAGN